GCATTGATGGCATCTGTACTAGTTTGTGATGTTGTCCTTTGAAATTGCATCAACTCAAGCTTGTGTGCTGACCTACAAAAGAATGAAATGGTAGTTAAGTCTGTTTCCTTTCAAACCTCTGTCTGCACTGACATGCTACAAACAGATGCCAGTCAATGCCTGCTGAAATAGACATTTTGGAAGTAGATCTAGATCCAAATAGGATCTAAGGGTTTTAAGTACTTGTTTTCCCTTGGGATGGGTCTGATTTTAGTTTTCCTTCATTATGCCAGTCTACAATTTTTAGCAGTTCAGGGATTGCTTCTCCAGTGGCAGGTGAGTCATCCCAGAGTAAGCTGACCGGCTCATGAGTCAGAATCCTAAAGCACCTGAACCAAGATTTGCTCAGAGATAGATTTTCTAATTCTCAAATTGAAATGCAAACAATACCCCCTTAGCAGCTGTCTAAGCACAGAGATGACTACATTAATTAAACAGTTCCTTGATCTCCAAGCCTGCAAAGCCACATTGAGTTTATGGTTGGAACTACCTTATTCTGAGCAATCCCAGGCCTATTTCATACCAGATTGAATCTGGGTGCAGAAATAAGTGATCTGCTGCTTATGTCCAATGACAGAGAACATTCAGCTATGGCAAGAGGAATGGATACAGGTAAAAATGCAGCTTGGAGTATTTCTAAAATTCAAGTAGATGAGGTGAAGGTGCCAGTGTTGGACTAGTTCTAAAATAGCTGCATGATGACCAGAGGCTCTTTTCTGCATGGAAAGATTAAATTCACCTCTTCTTCCTCCTAGGTACACTTGGAGAAAATGTGGAATAAAAGGGATTTGTTTGTCCCCCTTCCTGTGGAAGCTTCTGTAAAAAAGTGAAGCAACATTCATTGGGCTAgacaaagagagagaaaaagacagaaagaaagaacCCAACTTTGTAGCATAGTAGCTGAGATTCATGGTAAAGAGAAGAAAATTATTCAACCTGCTCTTTATTACTAGTCTTActcagtctctctcttcttttagTCCACAATATTTGGCAAGCAGAGACCAGAACTCATGGTAACATAAAGTTAAAAAGCACCAATGCCTCCTTTCTCAGTTTACCAGCTACATTTTAAAGCAAATCACAGGACTTAATTGTTCCCTTCACAGTTTTTGAAAGAAGGGATGTTCTATTCTTCTCTACAGTGTCACCAAACCAAGTAGCCTTGCCAATTAATACTCCTGAATCAAGCATAAGCTTCAGAGAAAATCAGATGTGAAACTAATTTTCAGTAATTTCTACCACCCAGATCTCCATTTGCAGATGATGGTGTTGGATGTTTTGGTATTGTGCCTTATTCTCCTCATATACTGAAGAGGAACATGCATGCCTAACACTGGATTATGGATCCCAGTTTGGGGATTGTCTGGCACTGTAATTTCTTATTTGTAGGTGCCCAAAGGCTTTGTTGGATCTACACTGAAGGTATCTGTCAGCTGGGAAAGAGACCAAAAATACCAAGACCAAAGAGACCAAGAATACCAAATACTAACTATCAGTATATTTTGATAGCAATGACCTGTCAGAAGGCTACTCATGAGTTTCCTTTTGTAAGAATCATCACTTTAATCGTCTGCAGACATCAGCTATTTGAATATCACCATAGTTTTGGAAAATATAAACACCCATATATTTTCCCCAATATTTctatctaaaaaaaaaatgttaattaaaaaaaaaggtgctgAATTTAGGGAATGAAGGAGCACACAGATTAGAAGCAGAGTGAATCAATGGTGGCTACATCCAAATAAGAGTATTTGGATGCCTGTAACTAGGGTGAATATTTTAAATACTCAACTTACTTCCGGACTGCAGCGTTCACCACGTAGAGTTATGTCACTACCTGGAAGCACCATTCCTGCCTCAGAGTAACATCACAGCATCAGCCAACTTCGATTAGCTGAAGCTATGACTTCCTCGTAGAGGTGGCCCTTCCTGAAGTGACATAACAACATGGTCGCTCCCTAGTGTTCAGCGTACCTTGGAGGTAACTCTGGTGTCGGGGGAATCACCGGGCAGCTGGGCAGGTCGGTTATTTCAATACCCCTCAATCTCTAATATAAATATAACAATTATACAATAAATATAGCACCAACAAATGCACATGCAGTACATGTCTACATTACTGTATATCAGTATATCAGTATAAATATACAATATAGTCATATATATAAAACACTTCTAAGCTGGTTTCTAAATTAGGGTCTAATTTGATTTAAGTTTTTGTGCCATGAGCTAGTGTactcagccctgccagcagcaggcaggctgTGGGTCTGAGAAGTCCCAAGTCAGGCCAAGTGTACATGCACACTTGCTCTACAGCAGACATGCAGGGAAGTTGCCATCAGTGGGGCGCATCCCAGATCTGCTGAGTGTGTGCAGTAGGGTTGCTCTGCACGTACATTGTGGCCCTTCACCCTGGATAAGTGGACACCTGGCAGTCCTTGCTGCTAAGTGCCAAAAAGCTCAGTAGGTCAACAGGCCAGGAAGGTAGGCAGTGAACTACTGTTACCCATGTCATCCTCACCCCAAACTGATaaggttttggcttttattatTTTGAAAGGTATTTTTCCTTTCTAAGCTGTTTCTTCTTCCATtccctctcttcctttctcctatCTTTGTCCTTGTTGAGGCAAGAGTCTCTCTGAAAGTCAATATCTAGCCTTCCATCAGCAAGACCATCATATTTGCCTAATAGCTCATCAGAATTCTTCTTCATTTTAAAATGAGATGGAGAAATGTATCTCGTCTGCTGATTTGATCACCCTGTTTTATGTTACTGTTGCAACCTCTACTATTTAACTTTTTAAAACATGTTTAAAACATCATCTTTTTAAAACATTTCCAACTCCCTGTTTTTAAGACACATTTCAAGTATCATCTAAGATTAATTCAATTTATATTTCTACTTGAAGTCTCATCTCAGTTAAGAAACCAAATAGTGACAAGTCATTTTTAACTGCTATATCATGTTTTTTCAGAGAATCTGAAAACAATTCTACAGTCTGAGCAGACTAATCCTTGCTCTGCTCTTCAGACGTTTCAGTAGACAACAGACTCTTGAACTTAACAGTAATGCAGATTTGCAAGTAGAGGTTTAGGTGGGCAGTCCACTTGACTTTTGTTCTTTTGTTCTCCTCATTTCTCAAATGAAAGGCATTGGATAGATACTAAGTCCAAATGCAAAGCACAGGTTTACAGCAGACACTTAACTCCTCAAATATTATTCAGATCTGTTAAGACAAGGAGATGATTTCAAGAATTCCACTCCATTACTTGGTTTGATCCTATGTGCTCAGCTTTGGGACCTTCAGTTTCAGCACCTAATTATATTCCTATACACCTTGTTAGGATTCCTGTTAATACAAAAAGGAAGTAAATGCTCAGTGCTGCAAATGAGACCAGTTTTATTTGGTGTCTAAATATGCCCTTAGATGCTTAGGTTAAGTCACCTACATTTGTGAACTGTGGCTTTTCTGTTTAAATAGCCTAATTTATAAGCTGAGTACTTGGGAGAGGAAGAGATTGATTAAATCCTGGAAGCAATGCAATGATGTGGTTACAGAAAGCTTTCTCTGCTTTTTTTACAGTACAAGACATGATAATTCATATTAATAGGGCTTCCAATTATTTAGGAAGTGCTATATTTAGCAGCTAAGCCCCTAAATAGCTATACAATGGAATTATGTTGAAAATGGATGTACTTCATTGAAATGGATGTACTGCAAATATACAGTACCTAAAAATAGCTCCATATAATGCAACATAATAAAGCTTACAAAGAATGGCAGCATTTCATTTTCCAGAATCTCTTTCTCACATAGAACTGAAAACTGAACACATCTCTTGCCAGTTGTAAACGCTAACGCATACAGTAGCATTTGAGGATAAACAGAACAAATAAAGGAGGACACACAACTCACTTTTTCTGCCATTTCATGGGAGTGATGCAATGAATGTTCCCTTTCTGAGAACATTCTCCTTTGTTCATAGCTGGCTAGCCGACAAGTGAGCCATGAAGAAAGGGTGCAACCACCAATTCCAATGCATGCAAGAGACATGGAGGCAAGATGCAAAGAATAGAGAGCAGATGACTTCTTTGTCAGAGCACGAAGAAATTGAAAATTTAAGATTCCTCCTATTAGTCCACAGATGCAACAGGCAGAAAAAAGTATCATCTGTCAGGAGAGACAAGAGAGGTTATGTCACATTAATATTTTTCAGAAATGGATTAATGCATATAAAATATGAGATAACCACAGTTTAATTCTTTGATAGCATCATTGACTGCaaaaccctgcacagccccttgtTTTTAACTTTCTTAGCTCCCCCATTGCACCACGGGAATATATTAACTTCTTGTATAAAAGAGTTAAGATTGATGTTGTGTATAAAAAAAAAGTTGGGTAAAATGAGTAGGTACAGTTAAAACCTATTCAATGGAAGGGCTGCTAGGACACAAAACTGATTTCCAGCTGTTCATGAGAAACAGTAACATGACAGAAGGCGTGGCAATTTTCTATTGTGCAGTTTATCACCCTGCCTCAGGAGTGAATGCCTCATGTATTTGTAGTGAATCTCTCTTGCTTTGTGTGCATTCTGACTGTGCCTCCTGCTCAGTTATAATTGATTCAGTCAGATAGCAGATTGAAGGCTTTCTGCAGCTTTTGTGGGGTCTTTGAAAGTGTTCAAGGTGAATGTGCTGGTCAAAGAACCAAAAGAAACAACAGAGACATCTGTGATGCTGCTTTACAGAAGGTCAGTTTGGTGACTATATGGTTGGTGGTTCAGTTTGGTTGATTTTAACTTGACTAAAATGTTCCTGGGAATTTTAGAAATCTGTCAAACAGGCTGCAATGAATGAGACATTTTTAAAGACCTCCTATTGCTTTTAGTCACAAAGATGTTGCACTGATTCAGGATGTGCATTAACCTCAAAATCATCTGAGGAGCAAAAGACCTTACGGAGACAGTGTTAAATGATTGTCTTATTCACTTCCCTTGATACTGCTGACCTGTCAAAAGGTGATCTAGATGGGCATTTAACATTTCTCGATATGGCTTTGTGTATGTACTTATCTACTGTGGTGGCAGAAATTTATGGAGCCTTACAGACTAGTTCTGTACACAACTAGGATGACAATTTCCTTAGGAATGTGGCATTGAGGATATATTTTTTAGTCCACTGGCACGTGACTATTACATGAGACCTCCA
The sequence above is drawn from the Melospiza melodia melodia isolate bMelMel2 chromosome 1, bMelMel2.pri, whole genome shotgun sequence genome and encodes:
- the TMEM196 gene encoding transmembrane protein 196 isoform X2; the protein is MCTSSQIIGSLLVLSVLEIGLGVSSVAVGAVSFSLVLTEHKPQLGDSSPVWSGFLLCGVCGILCAKKKSGLVMILFSACCICGLIGGILNFQFLRALTKKSSALYSLHLASMSLACIGIGGCTLSSWLTCRLASYEQRRMFSEREHSLHHSHEMAEKRLRGIEITDLPSCPVIPPTPELPPRK
- the TMEM196 gene encoding transmembrane protein 196 isoform X4, producing MCTSSQIIGSLLVLSVLEIGLGVSSVAVGAVSFSLVLTEHKPQLGDSSPFLLCGVCGILCAKKKSGLVMILFSACCICGLIGGILNFQFLRALTKKSSALYSLHLASMSLACIGIGGCTLSSWLTCRLASYEQRRMFSEREHSLHHSHEMAEKRLRGIEITDLPSCPVIPPTPELPPRK
- the TMEM196 gene encoding transmembrane protein 196 isoform X1, with protein sequence MCTSSQIIGSLLVLSVLEIGLGVSSVAVGAVSFSLVLTEHKPQLGDSSPVWSGVCFLLCGVCGILCAKKKSGLVMILFSACCICGLIGGILNFQFLRALTKKSSALYSLHLASMSLACIGIGGCTLSSWLTCRLASYEQRRMFSEREHSLHHSHEMAEKRLRGIEITDLPSCPVIPPTPELPPRK